Below is a genomic region from Rhododendron vialii isolate Sample 1 chromosome 5a, ASM3025357v1.
GTTTGTTATGAAAAGGTGGGTGCCCGGAATTGTTATTGTAACCGATGTAGCTAATTGTTTCCTACCTTCCTGGCATCTGCAACCACTTGAATGGAAGATATTGGAATGTGTATGGTTTGGAACTGGAATAGATTTGTTATTCTTAGAAACTATAAATTGGACGATATCCTAGCTCCTAGTTTTGAATGAGACTGAGCATTGTACTTTTCCATGTTTGTTTTTGGAGATGTATGTTAAACTTTGACCTGACTCATTTTCTCAATTATATTTCGGATAACTAATCATTTCACAAATTGCTCTCTTTATTAATGTCTTCTGAATGCCATCTGCTTACCTGTTTGTTCACTGATTGTGCAGTCTGAGGTCCATTTCATAGGAAGGCTTTCTCATCCTAACCTTGTTAAGCTATTGGGATACTGTTGGGAAAACAATGAGCTACTCCTTGTGTATGAATTCATGCAAAAGGGCAGCTTGGAAAACCACCTTTTTGGAAGTAAGAGCTAATGGATGTCATTTATGAAACTATTTATGCAAGATATGCTAGCATTTGCGATGTGTGAATTGATTGTCTTCTGCTCATTAACCTAATTCATTCGGCTTACATTATGTTTTATGCTTTGGTTTTTTCTAGGGGGCTCTGCTGTTCACCCTCTTCCATGGGACATACGGCTTAAGATATTAATAGGAGCAGCACAAGGTCTCACGTTTTTGCACACATCAGAGGAACAAGTGATGTATAGAGATTTTAAGGCCGCGAATATATTGCTAGATAGGGTAAGTTTCACAATCAACTGATTAGCACCAGGTGACATACAAAGGAATGCAAATGTATTTCATGGTTGAACATTATTCTTTCCTTCTACGAAGGTTACGTGATAACTTCTGCCAGACTCTCCCTGTGTGGTGGATATGCATCCAAACATGTCCTATTACCTTTAACCTATTTTCAGAACGAGTAATGCTTTAAGTAATTGCAAGATGGTGGCTGTATTttcagacacacacacacacacatggggaaaaaaaggaaaaaaaacatgcatgttTGAAAACAGTAACTATGGAATTATGGAAGCACTTAAAATTGCACCCATctacagggaaaaaaaaaaccctcttgCTTGGCTTGTTTTTATCTTGTCGATGGATGAAATATGGGATGGTAGCAATATGGTTCATGTATATCTGAATATTTTCGGAAAGTGAAGCATGATCTCTTATACTTGGTCTGACACAGTTTTTCTTTTGGCAGTGTTACAATGCCAAAATCTCGGGCTTTGGTTTGGCTAAATTGGGTCCCTCTAGCAAATCACACATTGTAACACGGGTTATGGGCTCATCTGGCTATGCAGCTCCAGAGTATGTTGCCACAGGTAATCCCCTCAACCTTTTCAGATCTACAATTTCTGACGCCGAACAATCGCTGGAGTCAAGCTTTTGAAATAATCATGCTTCAGAGCCAGTTGAACTATACCCACATAACTTCAGTGTCTCGTACTAATATTACTCGTCTGGTTAACCAGGGCAGTTGTATTTGAAGAGCGACGTGTATGGTTTTGGTGTTGTGTTGATTGAGATGCTAACAGGACTACGAGCAGTTGATCTAAACCGTCCCTATGGGAGACTAAATCTTTTTGACTGGATCAAACCATATTTATCTGACGGATGGAAGTTGAAGCAAGTAATGGACTCCCAGCTGCAAGGAAAATATCCTTCCAAAGCAGCTCTTCAAATAGCCCAGCTTGCCCTAAAATGTATTGAACGTGAAAAAAAGACGAGGTCATCGATGAAAGTAGTAGTGGAGACGCTGCAACATCTTGTAGAAAACGATGAGAAGCCTAAAGAGCCTAGAGTTCATCCCAGAAATCGTACTAGTTCTCATCACCCTTGCTGTCCACAGCAGCCTTTGCACCATCGATCTCCACTTCACCCAAGGCACCACGACCACCAGTCCTATCAATTCCCTCCACCCGCACGGTAGCTTTGGTACACCACTTCCCACGAGGGCTGAGCAGGTTGTGATGAATCTGCGTACGAAGATTCTATCGATATCAAACTGCCCCTCTCTCTTCTGCTACGGAAATTGTAATGATTTTTGCTGTTCTAGTGGTGCTATGTTCTTAGAAGAAAAGAATGTAAGGAATTGAGatgtaattatttttgttggtctcTTGACTAGTGCTTGATAACATGTCAACACGGCAATTATATGTACACCAGGAAGAAACAATTTCTGTTTTGTTTAGGTGTTCAACAATCATATGATAACGTGCGTTGTTGCAACGTTATGCATTGAAATTTATTTGAAATGAAGATTGCCATTCAATCTGTGAAATTGGGATAATACTTGTTAGTGTTCTGTATTGTAGTCGAGAAATGTGAAACAAATCTGTTGGCTCGATTGTAAGTTTGACAAATTGTCTCCTCCCATCTTCTTCATCTCTACCAATTCGACCTCACAGCATCGACTGTCATCCTCCTTCTGGGGTTGATTCCACGAAATTTTATGACGATTAATGTGTATAAGTATCGGTATGTACAGGAGTGTGCGTTTGGGATTTTGGTTCCCAAATACAATTTCAGGCTGTGCCCAATTCATATAAATGCGCGAGTGCGAGTGAAAGCATTTCGGGAGGGTATGAGCGTGAAATTGCCTTCCAAAGTCACTAAAATTCACGAGAAGAAGGATTGAGACCAAAAAcgtcaaaaaaaggaaaaacattaACAAGAATGCCTACCCAATTTGTGCTACTGTGAGACCTAAATCACATAACAGGCGTAGCATAAGTTTTAGCAAAAGATTGATAAAAAAtggtgaaaagagaaaaaatgttGATTGGTAGTGCCGACTGTGCCGTAGTAGGGTTGATTGTAAACATAAAGCGCAATAAACTGCAGAATAATGTACAACTCATTACTGCATaaattttgtctccttttttcCTTGGAACACAACGAAGTTTAGACTTTCTCATGAAACTGATTATCTGAAAACTGAAATTCAGACTTATCCTTACTTTTCATTTACTTATTCCGAATAAAGTTGTTATATTTCATCAAGTATATAAAACTAATTGGGTGAAGTACGGATACCCTCCCTGTGGCAGAtaaactttttgagttttggtttgaCTTTCTTTGACAGATAACCTCTCTGAGTTTTGTCGATGACCAATTTGCCTCCTTATGGTTTTAAAGTAAAGTGCTACCATCACTTTTTCCATCCAAACTAACGCAAGGCGTAAAACTCACTCCTACTGTGAGAGTGGGAatgaaaaaacataaataaatagagGTAGAGTTTTGTGTAAGATGAGAACACTACCCTTTTCTATCATCTTCTCCAACAAATTAGAACACACAAAAAACCAACCACAGACTAAGGGTCATAATTTAACCCGAAGGTCCGCCTGACCCGCTGGGCTTTTACCCTGCTCGAGTCCGTCCAACGGGCGGGTTAGCCCAGCCCGTAGTTTTCAATGGGCGTGCTTGGGCCTTAGTATTTTTGCTTGACCCACCCGTGAGACCCGCCCGCGAGGTTCGCTTATTATACTAATTTATTATACTTCACTTTAGTCCACTACCATCAactatactaatttttttatgctCCACtaagcaaataaagaaaagaagttcACTTACCAAGAAAGAGAACAAAAGTCTGGTCTTGAAAGACCTAAAGAGGAGCGTGGGGTGCTTTATGCATTTGTGGTTGGCCATAGAAGCCTTGTCGGC
It encodes:
- the LOC131325536 gene encoding probable serine/threonine-protein kinase PIX13 encodes the protein MILLHEAMLLSSSTKFLAKGAHIKLARQRCLREVMLLPPPPPKGNVSKVFQRIIKFLAKGAHIKLKKRKVYDSNGEQSLSAVSSSRSILQWKNVTLQFRRFSVGGKISRNFSSSVTVGSKIPRNFSSSAASGGNEAYPGGQILPTLNLRVFSFSELKTATRNFRVNTMLGEGGFGKVYKGWLKEKATSKNGRGSAVAIKKLDTESMQGFDEWQSEVHFIGRLSHPNLVKLLGYCWENNELLLVYEFMQKGSLENHLFGRGSAVHPLPWDIRLKILIGAAQGLTFLHTSEEQVMYRDFKAANILLDRCYNAKISGFGLAKLGPSSKSHIVTRVMGSSGYAAPEYVATGQLYLKSDVYGFGVVLIEMLTGLRAVDLNRPYGRLNLFDWIKPYLSDGWKLKQVMDSQLQGKYPSKAALQIAQLALKCIEREKKTRSSMKVVVETLQHLVENDEKPKEPRVHPRNRTSSHHPCCPQQPLHHRSPLHPRHHDHQSYQFPPPAR